A region of Chloroflexota bacterium DNA encodes the following proteins:
- a CDS encoding creatininase family protein, translating into MTHWRYDRLTWPEMREVIARRPQPVVAVPIGAVEDHGPHTPLSTDNDILEGVLAECGRQAGGDLLVLPTIPFGLDEHHMDFPGTIAIDIETTLAYLSQTAISVARHGFTHILILNGHGSNQSICDLAARKCVLATGVICAATTVNAAVNPALVADVLDAERKGGFGSVGHACEYETAMMLHLHPGLVQMDKAYRDIGQLKLKYFNWDYPEPSAYAWQDWWSRFSKEGICGDAAAATPEFGKRMFELTVERFVEMVREFQMIEIKPRVDHHS; encoded by the coding sequence ATGACTCACTGGAGATACGATCGTTTGACCTGGCCGGAGATGAGAGAGGTCATCGCCCGCCGGCCTCAGCCGGTGGTGGCCGTGCCAATTGGGGCCGTCGAGGATCATGGGCCGCACACGCCGCTTTCAACCGACAACGATATTTTGGAAGGGGTGCTGGCCGAGTGCGGGCGGCAGGCCGGGGGCGATTTGCTCGTCTTGCCAACTATTCCGTTTGGCCTCGACGAGCATCACATGGATTTCCCCGGCACGATTGCAATTGATATTGAGACGACGCTGGCCTATCTCTCGCAAACGGCGATCTCGGTGGCCCGTCACGGCTTCACCCACATTTTGATTTTGAACGGGCATGGCTCGAATCAGTCTATTTGCGATCTGGCGGCGCGGAAGTGTGTGTTGGCAACCGGCGTGATTTGCGCCGCCACCACCGTCAACGCCGCCGTCAACCCGGCGCTGGTGGCCGACGTGTTGGACGCCGAGCGCAAAGGCGGCTTCGGAAGCGTGGGCCACGCTTGCGAATACGAGACGGCGATGATGCTCCACCTTCACCCCGGCCTGGTGCAGATGGACAAGGCCTATCGCGACATCGGCCAGTTGAAACTAAAATACTTCAACTGGGATTATCCTGAGCCGAGCGCCTACGCCTGGCAGGACTGGTGGAGCCGGTTTTCGAAGGAGGGAATTTGCGGGGACGCCGCGGCGGCTACCCCGGAGTTCGGCAAGCGGATGTTTGAACTAACGGTGGAGCGTTTCGTCGAGATGGTGCGCGAGTTCCAGATGATCGAAATCAAACCGAGAGTTGACCATCATTCGTAG
- a CDS encoding transporter substrate-binding domain-containing protein — protein sequence MKKIHLIISLVVLAALVLTACGGAATTAAPADLLGEITARGTLVVSTDPNYAPQSVAKPDGTRTAGTKCASDQLTAGELEGFDIDVALELGKRLGVETCFVTPGWDIITAGSWADKWDISVGSMTITTGRQQVLHFTTPYYYTPAQFAAAADSGIASLDDLNGKAICVGVATTYESYLNKKFDDLGLPESSIYAQPPEGVTVVPLTSDQDCAQSIAAGRTDFQAYLTSGTVVDQNIASGVPVVKVGGAAYSEDLSVAIDRSHKLNPTTLVSKIDDAVKAMHADGTLSKLSNQWFGGDLTQAPK from the coding sequence ATGAAAAAGATTCATCTCATCATTAGCCTGGTTGTCCTGGCGGCGCTTGTGCTCACTGCTTGTGGCGGCGCGGCCACCACAGCAGCGCCCGCAGACCTGCTGGGCGAGATCACGGCTCGCGGCACGTTGGTCGTTTCGACCGACCCGAACTACGCGCCGCAAAGTGTGGCCAAGCCCGATGGCACGCGCACCGCAGGCACCAAGTGCGCCAGTGACCAACTCACCGCCGGTGAATTGGAAGGCTTCGACATTGACGTGGCCCTCGAACTGGGCAAGCGCCTCGGCGTGGAAACCTGTTTCGTCACTCCCGGCTGGGATATCATCACCGCCGGAAGCTGGGCCGACAAGTGGGACATCAGCGTTGGCTCGATGACTATCACCACTGGCCGCCAGCAGGTGTTGCACTTCACCACGCCCTACTATTACACCCCGGCTCAGTTCGCCGCCGCCGCTGACTCGGGCATTGCCTCGCTCGACGACCTCAACGGCAAAGCCATTTGCGTTGGCGTTGCGACCACCTACGAATCCTATCTCAACAAGAAGTTCGACGATCTCGGCCTGCCCGAGTCCAGCATCTATGCCCAACCGCCGGAAGGCGTTACGGTTGTGCCGCTCACCAGCGATCAGGACTGCGCCCAATCCATCGCAGCCGGCCGCACCGACTTCCAGGCTTATCTCACTTCAGGCACGGTTGTAGATCAAAACATTGCCAGCGGCGTGCCGGTCGTCAAAGTCGGGGGAGCGGCTTACTCCGAAGACCTGTCGGTGGCCATTGACAGGTCGCACAAGCTCAACCCGACCACCCTGGTGAGCAAGATTGACGACGCCGTCAAAGCCATGCACGCCGATGGCACGCTGAGCAAACTGTCCAACCAGTGGTTCGGCGGTGACCTGACGCAGGCGCCCAAGTAA
- a CDS encoding amino acid ABC transporter permease gives MATVTASAPSSAPAPKTQAQLILEMNQRTRRRFTANVLVSWVAMLSFLLFLFSGLKFEAGPAGTQVSVTRWVEADGRKQKVDETLLALPISLPGQVSFSAIPLDWRFISGNLEFIFGGIGQTIGISALSILFATLLALLAALGRLSPFPPIYALSTFYVSLIRGTPLFLQVIFFFLALPQLGVNLSGLWAGVLALGLNYGAYMSEIFRAALLSVGKGQREAATALGMTPTQTMTRIVLPQALRFAVPPTGNEFIAMLKDSALVSVTGFVHEIMWRAGAAGKPVSRNFEALLVAAVFYWVMTILFTSLQDRLEKYMARGDR, from the coding sequence ATGGCCACCGTCACTGCTTCCGCCCCCTCCTCTGCGCCGGCCCCGAAGACTCAGGCCCAACTGATTCTTGAGATGAATCAGCGCACTCGCCGCAGGTTTACGGCGAACGTCCTGGTTTCCTGGGTGGCGATGCTCTCGTTTCTGTTGTTTTTGTTTAGCGGGCTGAAGTTTGAGGCCGGCCCGGCCGGAACGCAAGTATCGGTTACCAGGTGGGTCGAAGCCGATGGCAGAAAGCAAAAGGTGGACGAAACGCTGTTGGCCCTGCCAATTTCTCTGCCGGGTCAGGTTTCGTTTTCGGCCATCCCTCTCGACTGGAGATTCATTAGCGGCAACCTGGAATTTATCTTTGGCGGCATCGGGCAAACCATCGGCATATCGGCGCTCTCCATCTTGTTTGCCACCCTGCTGGCGTTGTTGGCGGCGCTGGGGCGGCTCTCACCCTTCCCGCCCATTTATGCTCTCTCGACATTCTACGTTTCGTTGATTCGCGGCACACCTCTCTTCTTGCAGGTGATCTTCTTCTTCCTGGCCCTGCCCCAGCTTGGCGTCAACCTTTCCGGCCTGTGGGCGGGCGTGCTTGCTCTGGGTCTGAACTATGGGGCCTACATGAGCGAGATTTTCCGGGCGGCGCTCCTGTCGGTAGGCAAAGGCCAGCGCGAGGCCGCCACCGCGCTTGGCATGACGCCAACGCAGACAATGACGCGCATTGTCCTGCCGCAGGCCCTGCGCTTTGCCGTTCCGCCCACCGGCAACGAATTCATTGCCATGCTCAAGGACTCGGCCCTGGTGTCCGTCACGGGTTTTGTCCACGAGATCATGTGGCGGGCCGGGGCCGCCGGCAAGCCTGTCAGCCGCAACTTCGAAGCCCTCCTCGTCGCCGCCGTGTTCTACTGGGTGATGACCATCCTCTTCACTTCTCTGCAAGACCGGCTGGAAAAATACATGGCCCGCGGAGACCGCTGA
- a CDS encoding amino acid ABC transporter ATP-binding protein has protein sequence MVKVSNLDKYFGRLHVLKNISLEVAEREVVIVIGRSGSGKSTLLRCINFLEEPDAGTVEVDGLTVSATHHRTGEHRQQVHDLRLKTGMVFQEFNLFPHLSVIENVVEAPVTVKGMDKARATEIGSKFLEKVGLAAKRNEFPNRLSGGQKQRVAIARALAMEPRVMLFDEPTSALDPELIGEVLEVMKQLAREGMTMIVVTHEMDFARQMADRIIYVDEGVIVEQGKPEQIFTEPADPRTRQFLDRILVKDMMLVLQERSAEKAK, from the coding sequence ATCGTCAAAGTTTCCAACCTCGACAAATATTTTGGCCGTTTGCACGTCCTCAAAAATATCTCGCTGGAAGTGGCCGAGCGAGAGGTGGTGATCGTCATTGGCCGGAGCGGCTCCGGCAAGAGCACCTTGCTCCGCTGTATCAATTTCCTCGAAGAGCCGGATGCTGGAACGGTAGAAGTGGATGGCCTTACCGTGTCGGCTACGCACCACCGGACAGGTGAGCATCGCCAACAGGTTCACGACCTGCGCCTGAAGACCGGCATGGTGTTCCAGGAATTTAATCTCTTCCCGCACCTGAGCGTCATCGAGAATGTTGTCGAAGCGCCGGTCACGGTCAAAGGGATGGACAAGGCCAGGGCCACCGAGATCGGCTCAAAGTTTCTGGAAAAGGTCGGTCTGGCCGCCAAGCGCAACGAATTCCCCAACCGCCTCTCCGGCGGCCAAAAACAACGGGTCGCCATCGCTCGCGCCCTGGCAATGGAACCGCGCGTGATGTTATTCGACGAGCCGACCTCGGCCCTCGACCCGGAATTGATCGGCGAAGTGCTGGAAGTGATGAAGCAGTTGGCCCGCGAGGGCATGACCATGATCGTGGTCACCCACGAAATGGATTTCGCCAGGCAAATGGCCGATCGGATCATCTACGTGGACGAGGGCGTGATCGTCGAGCAGGGCAAACCTGAACAAATCTTCACCGAGCCGGCTGACCCGCGCACCCGCCAATTCCTGGATCGTATTCTGGTAAAGGATATGATGCTTGTGCTCCAGGAAAGAAGCGCGGAGAAGGCGAAATAA
- a CDS encoding LON peptidase substrate-binding domain-containing protein: MNTPGPYELPLFPLRTVLFPGMPLPLHIFEERYKALVGECLRNHTPFGVVLIKAGAEVDAPAKPHLVGTSTRITNVERLSEGRLNIETVGQDRFRILELREHRPYLSALVENYPMSDSDSSLALKAARHLRPWVSRYMTLLAKAAETPFDPDRLPADPLALAYLAAIVLQSPVNTKQALLTLPSTVDLLDHERNLYRSEIVLLNALLTQIPEDDHSPFSAN, encoded by the coding sequence ATGAACACCCCCGGCCCCTACGAACTTCCTCTCTTCCCTCTCCGAACTGTGCTCTTCCCCGGCATGCCCTTGCCGCTTCACATCTTCGAGGAACGTTACAAGGCTTTGGTGGGCGAGTGCCTGCGTAACCACACGCCGTTTGGCGTGGTGCTCATCAAAGCCGGAGCCGAAGTGGACGCGCCCGCCAAACCGCACCTCGTCGGCACCAGCACCCGCATCACCAACGTCGAGCGCTTGTCCGAAGGCCGCCTCAACATCGAAACCGTCGGGCAGGATCGCTTTCGCATCCTCGAGCTGCGCGAGCACCGGCCTTATCTTTCGGCGCTGGTCGAAAATTATCCGATGAGCGATTCAGATTCATCTTTGGCGCTGAAAGCCGCCCGCCACCTGCGGCCCTGGGTGTCGCGCTACATGACTCTGCTAGCCAAAGCTGCCGAAACGCCGTTCGACCCTGACCGCCTCCCCGCCGACCCGCTGGCCCTGGCTTACCTGGCGGCCATTGTTTTGCAGTCGCCGGTCAATACCAAGCAGGCCCTGCTTACCCTGCCGAGCACTGTGGACTTGCTCGACCACGAGCGGAACCTTTATCGTAGTGAGATTGTCCTGCTTAACGCCCTCCTCACCCAAATCCCCGAAGACGACCACTCACCCTTCTCAGCCAACTGA
- the plsX gene encoding phosphate acyltransferase PlsX — translation MRIVLDAMGSDKFPDPEVEGAVLAAREFGDEIILTGDEARLRPLLEAQLKNAPRAKVSIVHAKDIVEMGDKPAFASRQKAENSMAVGMQLVKEGKGDAFVTAGNTGAALTNGLFIFKRIRGIKRPALMVSLPTRKGRTVLLDVGANADCKPEFLLQFGIMGSVYASKILNIETPRVATLSNGEEEGKGNTLVKEAQQLLKKSKLNYIGNLESKEFFAGAADVVVTDGFTGNVFLKTSESVASLMSDMIREAIVKNPITTIGGVLVRPAFASIRTKMDPTEVGGAPLLGLDGVAIVGHGRSNARAIRSAINVARTAVQGKMLDAIRAELAAQLSEAELAGASDE, via the coding sequence ATGCGAATTGTGTTAGACGCGATGGGAAGCGATAAATTCCCTGACCCGGAAGTTGAAGGCGCAGTGCTGGCCGCCCGCGAGTTTGGCGACGAGATCATTTTGACTGGCGACGAGGCCCGCCTTCGCCCCCTGCTTGAGGCACAACTCAAAAACGCGCCAAGGGCGAAAGTTAGTATCGTTCATGCCAAAGATATTGTGGAGATGGGCGACAAGCCCGCCTTTGCCTCGCGCCAAAAAGCCGAGAACTCAATGGCCGTTGGCATGCAGTTGGTGAAAGAAGGCAAAGGCGACGCTTTCGTAACGGCAGGCAACACCGGCGCGGCGCTGACAAATGGCTTGTTCATCTTCAAAAGAATACGAGGTATCAAACGTCCGGCGTTGATGGTGTCACTGCCTACGCGCAAAGGCCGAACGGTTCTGCTCGATGTTGGTGCCAACGCCGACTGCAAGCCAGAGTTCCTGCTTCAATTCGGCATCATGGGCAGTGTATACGCCAGCAAAATTCTGAACATCGAAACTCCACGCGTGGCCACCTTGTCTAACGGTGAAGAAGAGGGCAAAGGCAACACGCTCGTCAAGGAAGCTCAACAGTTGCTCAAGAAAAGCAAATTGAATTACATCGGCAACCTGGAGAGCAAGGAGTTTTTTGCCGGAGCCGCCGACGTGGTCGTCACCGACGGCTTCACCGGCAACGTCTTTCTCAAAACCAGCGAGAGCGTCGCCTCATTGATGAGCGACATGATCCGCGAAGCTATCGTCAAAAATCCGATCACGACGATAGGCGGCGTGCTGGTGCGCCCAGCCTTTGCTTCCATCAGAACCAAGATGGACCCGACCGAAGTGGGCGGCGCGCCCCTGCTCGGGCTGGACGGCGTGGCAATCGTCGGACACGGGCGTTCCAACGCCCGCGCCATTCGCAGTGCCATCAATGTGGCCCGCACTGCCGTGCAAGGGAAAATGCTGGACGCGATCCGGGCTGAACTGGCGGCACAACTTTCTGAAGCTGAACTAGCAGGAGCAAGCGATGAGTAA
- a CDS encoding beta-ketoacyl-ACP synthase II — MSKRDNGRVRVVITGLGAITPLGLTVDEFWDGLSNGRNGINRITQFNAEGFDCQIAGEIKGFDPAKYMDPKEARRMARCAQIAVAAAKDAAADAGLDTPLSEEKQEHVGVIVGTAIGGFDEADKAVNEFRGKGSVRANPFAVTACIPNMPAHHVSRTFLARGPLMTLVTACATGTQVIGEGTEVIRRGAADVMFAGGTEALIGDFAIAGFSGMRALPTHFNDAPEKASRPFDKDREGFIFSEGCGIVVLESLEHAKARGARIYAEVLGQAASSDAFHVAQPDPSGEGAIRAMKWALKNARVDPGEVDYVNAHGSSTPINDPLETMAIKKVFKMPAWCWASLRAKDAADYQRITY; from the coding sequence ATGAGTAAACGAGACAATGGAAGAGTTCGAGTCGTCATCACCGGCCTGGGCGCAATCACGCCACTCGGCCTGACGGTGGACGAATTTTGGGACGGGTTGTCGAACGGACGGAACGGCATCAATCGCATTACGCAATTCAATGCTGAAGGATTCGATTGCCAGATCGCCGGCGAGATCAAGGGCTTCGACCCGGCCAAATACATGGACCCGAAAGAAGCGCGACGCATGGCGCGTTGCGCCCAAATTGCCGTGGCCGCCGCCAAAGATGCCGCCGCCGATGCCGGTCTTGACACGCCGTTGAGCGAAGAGAAGCAGGAGCATGTCGGCGTCATTGTAGGAACGGCCATCGGCGGGTTTGACGAAGCCGACAAAGCCGTCAACGAGTTTCGGGGCAAAGGCTCGGTGCGGGCCAATCCGTTCGCCGTCACGGCCTGCATTCCCAACATGCCGGCCCACCACGTCTCGCGCACCTTTCTGGCGCGCGGCCCGCTGATGACGCTGGTGACGGCCTGCGCCACCGGCACACAGGTGATCGGCGAGGGCACTGAAGTGATCCGGCGCGGCGCAGCCGACGTGATGTTTGCCGGCGGCACCGAAGCCCTCATCGGCGATTTTGCCATCGCCGGGTTTTCCGGCATGCGCGCCCTGCCCACTCACTTCAACGACGCGCCCGAGAAAGCCTCACGCCCGTTCGACAAGGATCGCGAGGGCTTCATCTTCTCGGAAGGATGCGGCATTGTGGTGTTGGAAAGTTTGGAACACGCCAAAGCGCGCGGCGCGCGCATTTACGCCGAGGTGCTCGGTCAGGCCGCCTCGTCGGACGCCTTCCACGTGGCCCAGCCCGACCCGAGCGGCGAGGGCGCGATCCGGGCCATGAAGTGGGCGCTCAAGAATGCGCGAGTTGACCCGGGCGAAGTGGATTACGTGAACGCGCACGGCAGCAGCACACCCATTAACGATCCGCTGGAAACAATGGCCATCAAGAAAGTGTTCAAAATGCCTGCCTGGTGCTGGGCAAGTTTGAGGGCTAAAGATGCGGCTGATTACCAACGAATCACTTATTAA
- a CDS encoding glycosyltransferase family 2 protein → MRPKSISVFFPAYNDAGTIPTMIIRAMQTLPEVSDDYEIIVINDGSTDDTGRVLDEMSRHYPQLRVIHHNQPSGYGGVLRAGFAAAKKDWIFYTDGDAQYDSRELALLARAADDGVDMVQGYKIKRHDPFHRVVIGLLYQYFVKLVFGLSIRDVDCDFRLMRRAIFDKVLLESTTGTITFEMVKKIQDAGCRIVEVPVHHWYRQYGLSQFFNFPRVARTLVALVGWWWRLVVVREHLKNK, encoded by the coding sequence ATGCGCCCTAAAAGCATCTCCGTCTTCTTCCCGGCCTACAATGACGCCGGCACTATCCCGACGATGATCATCCGGGCCATGCAAACCCTGCCGGAGGTGTCGGACGACTACGAGATCATCGTCATCAACGACGGCTCCACCGACGACACGGGCCGGGTGCTGGACGAGATGAGCCGCCACTATCCCCAACTCCGGGTCATTCATCACAACCAGCCCAGCGGCTACGGCGGCGTCTTGCGTGCCGGTTTTGCCGCCGCCAAAAAAGATTGGATCTTTTACACCGACGGCGACGCCCAGTATGACTCCCGCGAACTGGCTCTGCTGGCCCGCGCCGCCGATGACGGCGTTGACATGGTGCAGGGTTACAAAATCAAGCGTCACGACCCGTTTCACCGGGTCGTCATCGGCCTGCTCTACCAATACTTTGTCAAGCTCGTCTTCGGCCTGTCTATTCGCGACGTGGACTGCGACTTTCGTCTGATGCGGCGCGCCATCTTCGATAAAGTGCTTCTCGAATCGACGACCGGCACCATCACTTTTGAAATGGTGAAGAAGATTCAGGACGCCGGCTGTCGAATCGTCGAAGTGCCGGTGCATCACTGGTATCGTCAGTACGGCCTATCGCAGTTCTTCAACTTCCCCCGCGTGGCCCGCACTCTGGTGGCTCTGGTTGGCTGGTGGTGGCGGCTGGTGGTTGTGCGCGAACACCTCAAAAACAAATGA
- a CDS encoding DegT/DnrJ/EryC1/StrS family aminotransferase: protein MIPQANPGASYRAHKAEIDEAIRRVTESGWYILGPEVEAFEAEFAAYVGVKHCIGVANGTDALRIAVQAAIPYRGVEGVTVSMTATATVAAIVEAGWQPILLDILPDEFTLDPSALETALTAPSMFIVPVHLYGQPARMAEIMQLAEERGAVVIEDCAQAHGAIYRGKRVGSFGAAAAFSFYPTKNLGALGDGGAIVTDSDEVAARARLLRMYGWRERYISESHGLNSRLDELQAAILRVKLRHLDDNNARRIRIAETYNSAFAGLDLRLPPAGGVYHQYVIRHPKREALKQGLAASGVGTSILYPIPVHLQPAYADDPPLSLPVTEQFARELLCLPIYPELSDAEVETVCEAVKDALTNRT from the coding sequence ATGATCCCTCAAGCCAATCCCGGCGCATCCTACCGCGCTCACAAAGCAGAGATTGACGAGGCCATCCGCCGTGTGACCGAATCGGGCTGGTACATTCTTGGCCCCGAAGTCGAAGCGTTCGAGGCCGAGTTCGCGGCCTACGTCGGCGTCAAGCACTGCATCGGCGTCGCCAACGGCACGGACGCGCTTCGCATTGCTGTTCAAGCCGCCATTCCATATCGCGGCGTGGAAGGCGTCACGGTCTCCATGACAGCTACGGCCACCGTCGCCGCCATCGTCGAGGCCGGCTGGCAACCGATCCTGCTCGACATCCTGCCCGACGAATTCACCCTCGACCCGTCGGCGCTCGAAACAGCCTTGACCGCGCCGAGTATGTTCATCGTGCCGGTGCATCTATACGGCCAACCGGCGCGCATGGCCGAGATCATGCAATTGGCTGAAGAGCGCGGGGCGGTCGTGATCGAAGACTGCGCGCAAGCGCACGGCGCAATTTATCGGGGCAAACGAGTCGGCTCGTTCGGCGCGGCGGCGGCGTTCAGTTTTTATCCGACCAAGAATTTGGGGGCGTTGGGCGACGGCGGGGCTATCGTCACCGACTCGGACGAAGTTGCGGCGCGGGCGCGGCTTCTGCGAATGTACGGCTGGCGCGAACGTTACATCTCCGAGAGTCACGGCCTCAACAGCCGCCTTGACGAACTGCAAGCCGCCATCCTGCGCGTCAAACTTCGCCATTTGGACGACAACAATGCCCGCCGCATTCGCATCGCCGAAACGTACAACTCAGCCTTTGCCGGGCTTGACCTGAGGCTACCTCCAGCTGGCGGTGTCTACCATCAGTACGTCATCCGCCACCCAAAGCGCGAGGCGCTTAAACAAGGGTTGGCCGCCAGCGGCGTGGGAACTTCGATCTTGTACCCGATCCCCGTTCACCTGCAACCCGCCTACGCCGACGACCCGCCCCTCAGCCTGCCCGTCACCGAGCAGTTTGCCCGCGAGCTTCTTTGCCTGCCGATTTACCCGGAATTGAGCGATGCAGAAGTGGAAACGGTTTGTGAAGCAGTGAAAGATGCACTAACAAATCGAACCTGA